The Chryseolinea soli genome contains a region encoding:
- a CDS encoding NAD(P)/FAD-dependent oxidoreductase: MRLRSKEPYWLLKNGILHAYPSLRKDIFCDVLVMGGGITGALLAYQVASEGYRTVLIDKRDVSQGSTSATTSLLQYEIDEPLYSLKKKVGDAVAIESYRQGITAIRQLGHLVDMLGIDCDFEKRRSLYIAHTKKHAKWLAEECRHRAEAKIKVRWVTEEELKEDFGIHGSGAILSDDAACVDGYSLAHGLLTYAVEHLHLEIYDHTEVTWVKFDQHKNFLGTDSDHVIAAQHVIYATGYESHEILKDKVADLISTYACISEPLDTLPALLNDTVLWNTHDPYLYVRSTPDNRILVGGADEQFKDPERRDRLIEKKERELVEQFGHLMPGVPFIPDFSWAGTFGVTKDALPYIGGHPDFPQSYFVLGFGGNGITFSVMGMQMISDALAGRPNRFLEYFRFGR; this comes from the coding sequence ATGAGATTACGATCGAAGGAGCCCTACTGGCTATTGAAGAACGGCATCCTTCATGCCTATCCATCGTTGCGAAAAGATATTTTCTGCGATGTGCTGGTCATGGGCGGCGGCATCACCGGGGCCCTCCTGGCCTACCAGGTGGCAAGCGAAGGATACCGGACCGTGCTCATCGACAAACGCGACGTATCCCAGGGCAGCACCAGCGCAACGACGTCCTTGTTGCAATATGAAATCGATGAACCCCTGTATTCCCTCAAGAAAAAAGTCGGCGACGCCGTAGCCATAGAGAGTTACCGGCAAGGCATTACGGCCATCAGACAGCTGGGACATTTGGTGGACATGCTGGGCATTGACTGCGACTTCGAAAAACGAAGAAGCCTCTACATCGCACATACAAAGAAACATGCGAAGTGGCTGGCAGAAGAATGCCGGCATCGCGCGGAAGCGAAAATAAAGGTGCGGTGGGTGACAGAAGAAGAGTTGAAAGAAGATTTTGGCATTCACGGCAGCGGCGCCATTCTCTCCGACGACGCGGCCTGCGTGGATGGTTATAGCCTGGCCCACGGTCTGTTGACCTATGCGGTTGAACATTTGCACCTGGAAATCTACGATCACACCGAAGTGACCTGGGTAAAGTTCGATCAACACAAAAATTTCCTGGGCACCGATAGCGATCATGTGATTGCCGCGCAGCACGTGATCTATGCCACAGGCTATGAAAGCCATGAGATCTTAAAAGATAAAGTAGCCGACCTCATCAGCACCTATGCCTGTATCAGCGAGCCATTGGATACCCTGCCGGCCCTGTTGAACGACACCGTGCTTTGGAATACGCACGATCCCTACCTCTATGTCCGCAGCACCCCGGACAACCGCATCCTGGTGGGCGGCGCCGACGAACAGTTCAAGGATCCGGAGCGTCGCGACCGACTGATCGAAAAGAAGGAACGTGAATTGGTGGAGCAGTTTGGCCACTTAATGCCGGGCGTTCCGTTCATCCCCGATTTTAGCTGGGCAGGAACATTCGGTGTCACCAAGGACGCGCTGCCGTATATCGGCGGCCACCCGGATTTTCCGCAAAGTTATTTTGTGTTGGGGTTTGGGGGCAACGGCATCACCTTTAGCGTGATGGGCATGCAGATGATCTCTGATGCCCTGGCAGGAAGACCTAACCGGTTTTTGGAATATTTCAGGTTTGGAAGATAG
- a CDS encoding DUF1328 domain-containing protein: MLRWTVTFLIIALVAAIFGFGGIAAGAAAIAKVLFFIFLVLFVLSLVFGASIFKR, from the coding sequence ATGTTACGCTGGACAGTCACCTTTCTCATCATCGCATTGGTAGCCGCCATCTTCGGATTCGGTGGCATCGCAGCCGGTGCTGCGGCCATTGCCAAGGTTTTGTTCTTTATCTTCCTGGTACTCTTCGTACTCTCGCTGGTCTTTGGCGCCAGCATCTTCAAGCGATGA
- a CDS encoding ferritin-like domain-containing protein, with protein sequence MRTTTKSKAAVSMKRAPARKKAIKSSKENLEDIFEDQLRDIYWAEKHLTKALPKMARAAFNDELREAFNTHLDETRMQIVRLEKCFELLEKKAMAKKCEAMQGLVEEGEEAIEEYDEGHARDAALIAAGQKVEHYEISAYGTLRTMANVLGKTQCAQLLEETKEEEAQTDVKLTRLAEKINHLAAEMQEEEVE encoded by the coding sequence ATGAGAACCACAACAAAATCCAAGGCAGCCGTTTCCATGAAACGCGCGCCCGCCAGAAAGAAGGCGATCAAATCTTCCAAAGAAAACCTGGAAGACATTTTCGAAGATCAGTTGAGAGACATTTATTGGGCCGAGAAGCACCTCACCAAGGCCTTGCCAAAAATGGCCCGGGCAGCATTTAACGATGAGTTGAGGGAGGCCTTCAACACGCACCTGGACGAGACCCGGATGCAGATCGTGAGGCTCGAGAAATGCTTCGAGTTGCTGGAGAAAAAGGCCATGGCCAAAAAGTGCGAAGCCATGCAAGGCCTGGTGGAAGAAGGAGAGGAAGCCATTGAAGAGTATGACGAAGGCCACGCTCGCGACGCCGCCCTTATCGCGGCCGGTCAAAAAGTTGAGCACTATGAAATTTCCGCTTATGGAACCCTCCGCACCATGGCCAACGTGCTGGGCAAAACACAATGCGCCCAACTGTTGGAGGAAACCAAAGAGGAGGAAGCACAAACCGACGTGAAGTTGACACGGCTGGCGGAAAAAATAAATCACCTCGCTGCCGAAATGCAGGAGGAAGAAGTAGAGTAG
- a CDS encoding CsbD family protein, giving the protein MNKLMIKGSWNEAKGKLKQKYGTLTDDDLTFSEGQEDEFLGRLQKRLGKTKEEIRKELRSL; this is encoded by the coding sequence ATGAACAAACTAATGATAAAAGGATCCTGGAACGAAGCAAAAGGTAAGTTAAAACAAAAATATGGAACGCTTACCGACGACGACCTCACTTTCTCGGAAGGTCAGGAGGACGAATTTCTAGGCCGCCTTCAAAAACGTCTGGGTAAAACGAAAGAAGAGATCCGCAAAGAACTGCGGTCCCTCTGA
- a CDS encoding pyridoxamine 5'-phosphate oxidase family protein: MESNIEKLKALVGKCRVGMLGCWEDEETPIRFRPMSHVDVDDSGNLWFFTSADPEKMEQLKKHPAIQLTYSCENESTYLNISGAAHLSTNKGKMRELFNPYVKAWFPRGLEDPGIALLVVRPLEVEYWVSDENKMLQNQRLMGREEAIGAKDLHGKLHV; the protein is encoded by the coding sequence ATGGAAAGCAACATCGAAAAATTGAAAGCGCTGGTGGGCAAGTGCCGCGTCGGTATGCTGGGCTGCTGGGAAGACGAGGAAACACCAATACGTTTCCGGCCCATGTCGCACGTCGACGTGGATGATTCGGGAAACCTATGGTTTTTTACGTCGGCAGATCCGGAAAAGATGGAACAACTCAAAAAGCATCCGGCCATTCAACTGACCTACTCGTGCGAAAATGAAAGCACGTACCTCAATATTTCGGGGGCCGCGCACCTGAGTACGAACAAAGGCAAGATGAGAGAACTTTTTAATCCCTACGTTAAGGCGTGGTTCCCGCGTGGCCTGGAGGATCCGGGGATCGCGCTGCTGGTAGTGCGGCCACTGGAAGTAGAGTATTGGGTGAGCGACGAGAACAAAATGTTGCAGAACCAACGCCTCATGGGGCGCGAAGAAGCGATAGGCGCCAAAGACCTGCACGGCAAGCTGCATGTTTGA
- a CDS encoding YtxH domain-containing protein: MKDPKNLIGGFIAGAALGIAAGMLLAPDSGQRTRKKIVDGSIKLKDDLMNTVDTSLENIRRQFNSRIDQLARAGKQNIDEASEKVKA, from the coding sequence ATGAAGGACCCTAAGAACTTGATTGGAGGCTTTATCGCAGGCGCAGCACTGGGGATAGCCGCGGGAATGTTATTGGCCCCTGATTCGGGTCAACGCACCAGAAAGAAAATTGTGGACGGTTCCATAAAACTGAAAGACGATCTGATGAATACGGTAGATACTTCCCTGGAAAATATTCGCCGCCAATTCAATTCGAGGATCGATCAGTTGGCGCGCGCCGGCAAACAAAATATCGACGAGGCGAGTGAAAAGGTGAAGGCCTGA
- a CDS encoding DNA topoisomerase IB, with product MQVVPISITRAESIKIHRDHKRAAAVASLRYVGDAMPGIRRQKKGACFSYLQDGRPVKDKDTLQRIRKLAIPPAWTRVWICAQENGHIQATGYDVRGRKQYKYHAQWSTIRNQTKFHRLYEFGKTLPALRQRIERDICASSLTKEKVLATVVSLMERTFIRVGNNEYEKLYGSYGLTTLKDGHVNITGATLKFSFKGKKGIYHTVTLKSKRLARIVKACRDIPGKELFQYINDEGVRCTIDSGMINNYIKEASGNDFSAKDFRTWAGTLSMLNSFKSLGEALTPAETKKNVLQALDEVSAKLGNTRAICRKYYVHPRIIALYEENGLQKYLSQLEDIEACDGLVDLTPDEKVLMRILQKV from the coding sequence ATGCAAGTTGTGCCGATCTCCATCACCCGCGCCGAGTCGATCAAAATTCATCGCGACCACAAGCGTGCCGCGGCCGTAGCCAGCTTGCGCTACGTGGGCGACGCCATGCCCGGCATCCGGAGACAAAAGAAGGGAGCATGTTTCAGTTACTTGCAAGATGGTCGTCCTGTGAAAGACAAGGACACGTTGCAACGCATTCGCAAACTGGCGATACCTCCTGCGTGGACAAGGGTATGGATCTGCGCGCAAGAGAACGGCCACATCCAGGCCACGGGCTATGATGTGCGCGGCAGGAAGCAATACAAGTACCACGCGCAGTGGAGCACCATCCGAAACCAGACCAAGTTCCACCGGCTTTATGAATTTGGCAAAACATTGCCCGCCCTGCGTCAACGCATCGAGCGCGATATCTGTGCCTCCAGCCTCACCAAGGAAAAAGTGCTGGCCACGGTGGTGAGCCTCATGGAACGGACGTTTATTCGCGTGGGCAATAATGAATATGAAAAGTTGTATGGGTCCTATGGATTGACCACCCTCAAGGATGGCCACGTGAACATAACCGGAGCCACGCTCAAATTTTCGTTCAAAGGAAAAAAAGGGATTTATCACACCGTGACCCTAAAAAGCAAACGGTTGGCCCGCATCGTGAAGGCCTGCCGCGACATTCCCGGGAAAGAGTTGTTTCAATACATCAACGACGAAGGCGTTCGCTGTACCATCGATTCCGGCATGATCAACAACTATATTAAGGAGGCCTCCGGCAATGATTTTTCCGCCAAGGATTTTCGCACCTGGGCCGGAACGTTGTCGATGTTGAATTCCTTCAAATCGTTGGGAGAGGCCCTGACGCCAGCCGAAACCAAGAAAAATGTCTTGCAGGCTTTGGATGAGGTGAGCGCCAAATTGGGCAACACCCGCGCCATATGCCGCAAATATTATGTACACCCGCGGATCATCGCGCTCTATGAAGAAAACGGTCTGCAGAAATATCTCTCCCAGTTGGAAGACATCGAAGCCTGCGACGGGCTGGTGGATCTCACACCGGATGAAAAAGTATTGATGCGGATTTTACAGAAGGTCTAG
- a CDS encoding DUF2267 domain-containing protein yields MTTTPLQNTSAQEEQAVKFFREIKNDLGANSTQKIVKLVRAVLSQLRKSLSHDQASLFIKKMPSIFQLLFVTNWRYEEKANTIEHLDELVESLYHQDKQSSGALFSSEVDALNSVIVVLRKLDKFFGIIGLNVLHYPLTQELKQAAVEDAA; encoded by the coding sequence ATGACTACTACACCATTGCAAAATACTTCCGCACAAGAAGAGCAAGCAGTGAAGTTCTTCCGCGAGATAAAGAATGATCTGGGCGCGAACTCCACGCAGAAGATCGTGAAACTGGTGCGCGCCGTGCTTTCGCAATTGCGCAAATCCTTGTCGCACGACCAGGCGTCGCTCTTCATCAAAAAGATGCCTAGTATTTTTCAGTTGCTCTTCGTGACCAACTGGCGTTATGAGGAAAAAGCAAACACCATCGAGCACCTCGACGAACTGGTGGAAAGTCTCTATCACCAAGACAAGCAATCTTCCGGAGCCTTGTTCTCGTCGGAAGTTGATGCCTTAAATTCTGTAATCGTGGTGCTGCGGAAGCTGGACAAGTTTTTCGGCATCATCGGTCTAAATGTGTTGCATTATCCCCTGACACAGGAATTAAAACAAGCTGCCGTGGAAGACGCAGCCTAA
- a CDS encoding translocation/assembly module TamB domain-containing protein: MIRTLKIFGWIFLSMIALLLVLALVIQIPYVQHKLTAKAVGFLKEKIGTEVRLEHISLSFPKKIVLEGLYLEDQSTDTLLYAGRLSVNTNLWALTRHEIDLSGVGLDHFSGNIKRSARDSAFNFDYIVKAFAGDSTPTAPPDTTKTPWKFTVGNLDLTQIHVRYQDALEGNDADVTLATLAVDIDAFDLEGPVLKINSIDLENVQATILQSKVAAPPPAPSSKPEGAFTFSVEDITLKDIAADYKHSVTGQMIHLNLGKLLLAIEKMDLENQDIAIDKLSLSDTFLAYHQAATKTSGKTPPQSESSDTTAAKPWKMTLANLELVNDNVQYHNFREPFLEKGMDFNHLWVTRLHVRAEDLKYAGNTIGGNLQNLSLQEKSGFGVTMFKTVFALTDQSLRVKDFYFQSTESQIALNAQAQFASLASLDKAYPDARVDLNLNHMTVAVQDVLYFYPALRDSLPLTLPPHATVSISADAKGPVKDLSLEKFNVDLLSNTSLKASGTLVGLPDMKHAKALLTLQEFYTTAADVRTVVPDSLIPKSIALPEWIRLTGKLSGTLQAPQANAWLTTSLGDVKLDGRMNLEKSQKENYSAQVLVKDFELGKLLKQDSMGRLNMQAGVKGSGLSIDDLNARLDVHVADFKYAGYTYHDFKVNGTMKKYFFSGTAQLEDENLDVRLKGDLDYNQDVPEYKFVLELKNADLKALHLAERPLRARGTVDVDLATSDFKVINGTLDIRKVAIFNGEALYKVDSLLFASIDQHGESKITIRSDILSGDFKGTINLYSLPEVLRRHFDHYFSLQDDAFKKPAAPQNFAFNLVIKNTDLLTEIIFPELEPFVPGEIAGEFDSEASKLDLRVDIAGIKYDAVGVDSLTFLATSDKNSLDYAFGLRNLKIDTLHISAIKLTGKVADDSIRTKFTLLDSLQKEKYVWGGVFNSLENVFQFHFLKDEVIMNYSPWETPRDNALRFTRQGLVARHFSLTNINEKISLITQSEKDSTLSVVFKNLNLPNLTNVVEGVTPAEGLINGDFKLAAQGAFQSKLTIKDFKLFNQLWGDLVLAVERKDKPYVIDFRVDGEKADVKVAGHFTPDQTAPEIDLTSHINISDLAIVEPLSAGQLKKSSGGIAGDIKITGRPSSPDIRGEIEFHDASFVPSFVNSRFTLKNETLKFTEEGITIDNFTVLDENGNKATLKGIIQTKSYKSFDLNLTLNANHFQLLNTSEDNSDLFYGRVGIDLEAKITGNADQPNIRASVGLTDSSNFTYIVPQSEKGVLEQKGIVRWVDNDAEKDPFLKNINPKDTIKSRFRGLELTANIELTDKTTFNIIIDPVTDDKLSVKGNSTLTLDIDPTGNMQLTGRYEITDGSYDLSFYKLVKRKFKIEKGGSLTWAGDPLDATMAIRAIYTVETSPAELLAQTSAELSVQDRKQRMPFLVYLQLKGNLLAPEISFQLDMPENSRNAAVYAIIKDINTRESDLNKQVFALLILKRFITDNPFVAEGSSDVSATARRSVGRLLTEQLNRLSENIKGVQLTFDVKSYDDYSTGTAQGQTQVQLGVSKNLLNNRLVVKVSGNVDVEGEASSQESFADYIGDLALEYKLTEDGRLRITGFRNSNYDMIDGELIETGAGLIYIKDYNTLRELFKANEKEK; this comes from the coding sequence ATGATCAGGACCCTGAAGATCTTTGGCTGGATCTTCTTGTCGATGATCGCACTGCTCCTGGTCCTGGCCCTGGTCATTCAAATCCCCTACGTTCAACATAAACTCACCGCGAAGGCCGTCGGCTTTCTCAAAGAAAAGATCGGCACGGAAGTGCGGCTTGAGCACATCAGCCTCTCTTTTCCAAAGAAAATCGTATTGGAAGGGCTGTACCTCGAAGATCAATCCACCGACACCTTGCTCTACGCCGGAAGGCTGTCTGTGAACACTAACCTTTGGGCACTCACCCGTCATGAGATCGATTTGAGCGGTGTGGGCCTCGACCATTTTTCCGGTAACATCAAACGCTCGGCCCGCGATAGTGCTTTCAACTTCGATTACATCGTCAAAGCCTTCGCAGGCGATTCTACTCCAACGGCTCCACCGGACACGACGAAAACGCCCTGGAAATTCACCGTAGGCAACCTCGACCTCACCCAAATCCATGTGCGCTACCAGGACGCGTTGGAAGGAAATGACGCCGACGTGACCCTGGCGACCCTCGCTGTAGACATCGACGCGTTTGATCTGGAGGGTCCTGTTTTAAAAATAAATTCGATCGACCTGGAAAACGTGCAGGCCACTATTTTACAGAGCAAGGTAGCTGCACCTCCCCCTGCCCCCTCCTCCAAACCCGAAGGCGCATTCACATTTTCCGTCGAGGACATTACTTTGAAAGACATCGCGGCCGACTACAAGCACTCGGTCACCGGGCAGATGATCCACTTAAACCTGGGTAAACTTTTGTTGGCGATAGAGAAGATGGATCTGGAGAACCAAGACATTGCTATTGACAAACTCTCGCTTTCCGATACGTTCCTCGCCTATCACCAGGCCGCCACCAAAACCTCCGGTAAAACGCCACCCCAATCTGAATCAAGCGACACGACAGCTGCCAAGCCCTGGAAGATGACGTTGGCGAACCTGGAGCTGGTCAACGACAATGTCCAGTATCACAATTTCCGCGAGCCATTCTTAGAAAAGGGGATGGATTTTAATCACTTGTGGGTCACGCGCCTCCATGTCCGTGCCGAAGACCTGAAATATGCCGGCAACACGATTGGCGGCAATCTTCAAAATTTGTCGCTCCAGGAAAAAAGCGGGTTTGGCGTGACCATGTTCAAAACCGTTTTCGCCTTGACGGACCAGTCGCTACGTGTAAAGGATTTCTATTTCCAGTCGACGGAGAGTCAGATAGCCTTGAACGCCCAGGCGCAATTTGCGTCTTTGGCTTCCCTGGACAAAGCCTATCCGGATGCCCGCGTCGACCTCAACCTAAACCACATGACGGTGGCCGTGCAGGACGTACTGTATTTCTATCCTGCCCTACGCGATAGTTTGCCACTGACCCTTCCCCCACACGCCACGGTATCGATAAGCGCCGACGCCAAAGGCCCGGTGAAAGACCTTTCTCTGGAGAAATTCAACGTAGACCTCCTTTCCAACACATCCTTGAAAGCGAGCGGAACCCTGGTAGGGCTTCCCGACATGAAGCACGCCAAGGCGCTGCTGACGTTGCAGGAATTTTACACCACTGCCGCTGACGTACGGACCGTCGTTCCCGACTCGCTGATCCCAAAATCGATCGCGCTGCCGGAATGGATCAGGCTGACCGGGAAATTGAGCGGCACCCTGCAAGCACCCCAGGCCAACGCGTGGCTGACCACTTCGCTGGGGGATGTCAAGCTGGACGGCCGCATGAACCTGGAGAAATCGCAAAAGGAAAATTATTCGGCCCAAGTGCTCGTAAAGGATTTCGAATTGGGCAAACTGCTAAAGCAGGATTCCATGGGCAGGCTGAACATGCAGGCCGGCGTGAAGGGCTCAGGGCTCTCCATCGACGATCTTAACGCACGGCTGGACGTGCACGTCGCCGATTTTAAATATGCCGGCTACACCTATCACGACTTCAAGGTGAACGGCACCATGAAAAAATATTTCTTCTCCGGCACGGCGCAGCTGGAGGACGAGAACCTGGACGTGAGACTAAAAGGCGACCTGGACTATAACCAGGATGTGCCCGAATACAAATTCGTACTCGAATTGAAGAACGCCGACCTCAAAGCCCTGCACCTCGCCGAACGGCCGCTCCGCGCGAGGGGAACGGTGGATGTAGATCTCGCCACCTCCGATTTCAAAGTCATCAACGGCACCCTCGACATCCGCAAAGTGGCCATCTTCAACGGCGAGGCCTTGTATAAAGTAGACTCCCTGCTGTTCGCCTCCATCGATCAACATGGCGAAAGCAAGATCACCATCCGTTCCGACATTCTTTCCGGCGATTTCAAAGGCACCATCAACCTCTACAGTTTGCCGGAAGTTTTGAGGCGACACTTTGATCATTATTTTTCTCTTCAAGACGATGCCTTCAAAAAACCGGCAGCGCCTCAAAATTTCGCGTTCAATTTGGTCATCAAAAATACCGACCTGCTCACGGAGATCATTTTTCCCGAGCTGGAGCCATTTGTCCCTGGAGAGATCGCGGGAGAATTCGACAGTGAGGCCAGCAAGCTGGATTTGCGCGTGGACATTGCCGGGATAAAGTACGACGCCGTTGGCGTTGACTCCCTCACGTTCCTGGCCACGTCCGACAAAAATTCGCTCGACTATGCCTTCGGTTTGAGAAACCTGAAGATCGATACGCTGCACATCTCCGCCATCAAGCTTACCGGCAAGGTGGCCGACGATTCCATTCGCACGAAGTTCACTTTGCTGGATTCATTACAAAAAGAAAAATACGTTTGGGGTGGCGTGTTCAACAGCCTGGAGAACGTGTTCCAGTTTCATTTTCTGAAAGACGAAGTGATCATGAACTATTCACCCTGGGAAACGCCGCGCGACAATGCGCTTCGGTTTACGCGCCAGGGTTTGGTTGCGCGCCATTTTTCGCTGACCAACATCAACGAAAAGATCTCGCTCATCACCCAGAGTGAAAAAGATTCCACGCTGTCGGTTGTATTCAAGAATCTGAACTTGCCGAACCTCACCAATGTGGTGGAAGGCGTGACGCCTGCCGAGGGGTTGATCAATGGAGACTTCAAGCTGGCCGCACAAGGCGCCTTTCAATCAAAGCTCACAATAAAAGATTTCAAACTGTTCAACCAACTGTGGGGCGATTTGGTCTTGGCGGTGGAGCGAAAGGATAAACCCTACGTCATTGACTTCCGGGTCGATGGCGAAAAAGCCGATGTCAAGGTAGCGGGGCATTTCACGCCCGACCAAACGGCACCCGAAATCGATTTGACCAGCCACATCAACATTTCCGACCTGGCGATCGTCGAGCCGCTTTCGGCGGGGCAATTGAAAAAGTCTTCCGGTGGCATCGCGGGCGACATCAAAATAACCGGGCGACCATCGTCACCCGACATTCGCGGCGAAATCGAATTTCACGATGCTTCTTTTGTTCCGTCCTTTGTGAACAGCCGTTTTACCTTGAAGAATGAAACGCTGAAGTTTACCGAAGAGGGTATCACGATCGACAACTTCACGGTGCTGGACGAAAACGGCAACAAAGCCACGTTGAAAGGCATCATCCAAACCAAATCCTACAAAAGTTTCGACCTCAACCTAACCCTGAACGCCAACCATTTTCAGTTGTTGAACACCAGCGAAGATAACAGCGACCTGTTCTATGGGAGAGTGGGCATCGACCTTGAGGCGAAGATCACGGGCAACGCCGATCAACCCAACATACGCGCAAGCGTAGGATTGACAGATAGCAGCAATTTCACCTACATCGTACCGCAATCCGAGAAAGGCGTGCTGGAACAAAAAGGTATTGTCAGGTGGGTGGATAACGACGCCGAGAAAGATCCCTTTCTAAAAAATATCAACCCCAAAGACACCATTAAGTCACGGTTCCGAGGATTGGAGTTGACGGCCAATATTGAGCTGACAGATAAAACCACGTTCAACATCATTATCGACCCGGTGACCGACGACAAACTTTCCGTGAAGGGGAACTCCACGCTCACCCTCGACATCGATCCCACCGGTAACATGCAGCTCACGGGCCGCTACGAAATCACCGACGGCTCATACGATCTCTCGTTCTACAAACTGGTGAAACGCAAATTCAAGATCGAGAAGGGAGGCTCCCTCACCTGGGCCGGCGATCCTTTGGATGCAACGATGGCGATACGCGCCATTTACACCGTGGAAACCTCGCCCGCTGAATTGCTTGCCCAAACGAGCGCCGAGTTGTCGGTGCAAGATCGCAAGCAGCGCATGCCCTTCCTGGTCTATTTACAGTTGAAGGGAAATTTGCTGGCGCCCGAAATCAGTTTCCAGCTCGACATGCCGGAGAACTCGCGCAACGCGGCCGTCTATGCCATCATCAAGGATATCAACACGCGCGAGTCCGACCTCAACAAACAGGTCTTTGCCTTGTTGATCCTCAAGCGCTTCATCACCGACAATCCCTTCGTCGCAGAAGGAAGCTCCGATGTTTCCGCCACCGCGCGAAGAAGTGTGGGCAGGCTTTTAACAGAACAGCTCAACAGGCTTTCAGAAAATATCAAAGGCGTCCAACTGACCTTTGATGTAAAATCGTATGACGATTATTCCACCGGCACGGCACAAGGGCAGACCCAGGTACAACTCGGCGTGTCGAAGAATCTGCTCAACAACCGGCTTGTCGTAAAAGTATCGGGCAACGTGGATGTGGAAGGCGAAGCGTCCAGCCAGGAATCCTTTGCCGACTACATCGGTGACCTCGCGCTCGAATACAAACTCACAGAAGATGGCCGCCTGCGCATCACCGGTTTCCGGAACAGCAACTACGACATGATCGATGGCGAGCTGATCGAAACCGGGGCCGGCCTCATCTACATCAAGGATTATAATACGCTCCGCGAACTGTTCAAGGCCAATGAGAAGGAAAAATAA
- a CDS encoding low affinity iron permease family protein, with protein sequence MNSTTPSSDDKKLPQEITIPEPPAKSMKIFDKISKYVTHAAGRPAAFITAFSVIVVWGITGPIFKYSDTWQLVINTGTTIITFLMVFVIQQSQNRDTLALQLKLNELIASQENASNRLVDVEDLTEDELVVLKKFYIELSALAKKEKDLYGSHSIDDAVRVHTAKRKRKSSPKGGVEQSPQ encoded by the coding sequence ATGAACTCAACAACGCCTTCCAGCGACGACAAAAAACTGCCGCAAGAAATCACCATCCCTGAGCCTCCTGCCAAATCGATGAAGATCTTTGACAAGATCTCAAAATACGTGACCCATGCTGCCGGTCGTCCCGCCGCGTTTATCACCGCGTTTAGCGTCATTGTGGTTTGGGGCATCACCGGGCCCATCTTTAAATATTCCGACACCTGGCAATTGGTCATCAACACCGGCACCACCATCATCACCTTTCTCATGGTGTTCGTCATCCAACAATCGCAAAACCGCGACACCCTGGCACTACAACTGAAGCTCAACGAGCTGATCGCCTCCCAGGAGAATGCCAGCAACCGGCTGGTAGACGTCGAAGACCTTACGGAAGATGAGTTGGTCGTGCTGAAGAAATTTTACATCGAGCTATCGGCGCTGGCGAAAAAAGAAAAGGATCTCTATGGCTCGCACTCTATCGATGACGCGGTGCGTGTACACACGGCGAAGAGAAAGCGGAAGTCATCTCCCAAGGGCGGTGTGGAACAATCTCCACAGTGA